In a single window of the Ancylobacter polymorphus genome:
- a CDS encoding VOC family protein has product MERGLDHVVHVVRDLEAAGELYDMLGFTVGTRNRHPWGTDNRIVQLPGFFVELLEIADAEKIPPQDATRFSFGAFNRDFLAEVGPGLSMLVLEGRDGAIDKLEFDTAGIGGIDLFSFEREGKRLDGVGVKVAFNLAYARDPASPHAGFFTCQQLFPENFWSVDLQRHMNGAHSVVGVVMTAGDPAAHTGFLASFAGMDARRAVEGWYILKTPRGDIDVMSDALFTERFGVPAPSGPGLRLAAVRFGVADMDRLRRRVSSSRMSVEDIEGVVVVGPKAALGATLVFEAAA; this is encoded by the coding sequence GTGGAGCGCGGTCTTGATCACGTCGTCCATGTCGTCCGCGACCTTGAGGCGGCGGGCGAACTTTACGACATGCTCGGCTTCACGGTCGGCACCCGCAACCGCCATCCATGGGGCACCGACAACCGCATCGTGCAGCTGCCGGGATTCTTCGTCGAATTGCTTGAGATCGCCGACGCCGAGAAGATCCCGCCACAGGACGCGACCCGCTTTTCATTCGGCGCCTTCAACCGCGATTTCCTCGCCGAGGTCGGCCCCGGCCTTTCCATGCTGGTGCTGGAAGGGCGGGACGGCGCGATCGACAAGTTGGAATTCGACACGGCCGGGATCGGCGGCATCGACCTGTTCAGCTTCGAGCGGGAGGGCAAGCGGCTCGACGGCGTGGGCGTCAAGGTTGCGTTCAACCTCGCCTATGCGCGCGATCCGGCCTCGCCGCATGCCGGCTTCTTCACCTGCCAGCAGCTCTTCCCGGAGAATTTCTGGTCCGTGGATTTGCAGCGGCACATGAATGGCGCGCACAGCGTGGTGGGGGTGGTGATGACGGCCGGCGATCCTGCGGCCCATACCGGCTTTCTCGCCAGTTTCGCCGGCATGGATGCACGGCGGGCGGTCGAGGGCTGGTACATCCTCAAGACCCCGCGCGGCGATATCGACGTGATGAGCGACGCGCTGTTCACCGAGCGCTTCGGGGTGCCGGCGCCGTCCGGGCCGGGGCTGCGCCTGGCCGCCGTGCGCTTCGGGGTCGCGGATATGGACAGGCTGCGCCGGCGGGTGTCGTCGTCGCGCATGTCGGTGGAGGATATTGAAGGCGTGGTCGTCGTCGGCCCGAAAGCGGCGCTGGGAGCGACGCTGGTGTTCGAAGCGGCAGCCTGA
- a CDS encoding glycosyltransferase — translation MSFAPYGRDANPDKGEPTTEAQIRADVEAVAPYTRGVRTYASTGNLDLVAKIAAEKGLKTTVGAWLDEDEARNEREITNAIEVAKKNSNVVGIVVGNESILRAERTPEQLIETIRRVKRETNVPVTTGETWDVWLDHPELVSAVDYIAAHMLPYWEGVTPEQVVDHTIAIYDRLRATYPGKRIVIAEFGWPSQGYNRDSAIPGEVEQAQIIRTFAARADALGIEYNLIEAFDAPWKSFEGSVGQYWGILDANRVAKFPMAGPITPSTYNATAAIALLLGIAFSLPVFRFARLTLPQALVMVGAANLAGAWVATVTDHWLTHYVVGGNMVTMVVSLVLLVPLVIVMLYRVEELSTIAFGRTPRRLLRKENASAPSRTPKVSIHIPAYKEPPEMLKQTLDSVARLNWPNFECLVIINNTPDPAFWEPIEAHCRELGERFKFINLPKVAGFKAGALREAMLQTAPDAEIIGIIDADYVVDPNWLMNLVPTFEDPTVGIVQAPQDHRDADRSLLHEAMNTEYAGFFDIGMVQRNEHDAIVVHGTMCLMRRAAMVEAGDWSSDTICEDTDLGLAIVERGWKSHYTNERYGWGLLPDDFASFKKQRHRWAYGGMQIIKKHWRRMLPNAGTRLTPAQRREFSIGWMSWLGSESVGALVAILSLLWVPFVLGLGIAVPQRILTIPIVFCFGIYLLHFIALYRLRVATTPVRMIGAAFAAMAVQFTVAKAVYDSFRYKDLAFARTAKGSWLADAARAFPALPEAIIGAGLMIAAIGLRLTNWHAVVEVDLFALALAIQSLPFLAAAGIGWLEGSTLNSFATWRALRGRAVALLPGRSTQPQAVPEEIG, via the coding sequence CACCAACGCCATCGAGGTCGCGAAGAAGAATTCGAACGTCGTCGGCATCGTGGTCGGCAACGAGTCGATCCTGCGCGCCGAACGCACGCCCGAGCAGCTGATCGAGACGATCCGTCGGGTGAAGCGCGAGACCAACGTGCCGGTCACGACAGGCGAAACATGGGACGTCTGGCTCGACCATCCCGAGCTGGTGTCCGCCGTCGACTACATCGCCGCTCACATGCTGCCCTATTGGGAAGGCGTGACGCCGGAGCAGGTGGTCGACCACACCATCGCCATCTATGACCGCCTGCGCGCCACCTATCCCGGCAAGCGCATCGTCATCGCCGAGTTCGGCTGGCCGAGCCAGGGCTATAATCGCGACAGCGCGATCCCCGGCGAGGTCGAACAGGCGCAGATCATCCGCACCTTCGCCGCCCGCGCCGATGCGCTCGGCATCGAGTACAACCTCATCGAAGCGTTCGACGCGCCGTGGAAGAGCTTCGAGGGCAGCGTCGGCCAGTACTGGGGCATTCTCGACGCCAACCGCGTCGCCAAGTTCCCGATGGCCGGCCCGATCACCCCCTCGACCTACAACGCCACCGCCGCCATCGCCCTGCTGCTCGGCATCGCCTTCTCGCTGCCGGTGTTCCGCTTCGCCCGCCTCACCCTGCCGCAGGCGCTGGTCATGGTCGGCGCGGCGAACCTTGCCGGCGCCTGGGTGGCGACCGTCACCGACCACTGGCTGACGCATTATGTCGTGGGCGGCAACATGGTGACCATGGTCGTCAGCCTCGTGCTGCTGGTGCCGCTCGTCATCGTCATGCTCTACCGGGTGGAGGAACTCTCCACCATCGCCTTCGGCCGCACCCCGCGCCGGCTGCTGCGCAAGGAGAACGCGTCCGCGCCCTCGCGCACGCCCAAGGTATCGATCCACATCCCGGCCTATAAGGAGCCGCCGGAGATGCTGAAGCAGACGCTCGACAGCGTCGCCCGGCTGAACTGGCCGAACTTCGAATGCCTGGTCATCATCAACAACACGCCCGACCCGGCCTTCTGGGAACCGATCGAAGCCCATTGCCGCGAACTGGGTGAGCGCTTCAAGTTCATCAACCTGCCCAAGGTGGCGGGCTTCAAGGCCGGTGCGCTGCGCGAGGCCATGCTGCAGACCGCGCCGGACGCCGAGATTATCGGCATCATCGACGCCGACTATGTCGTCGATCCGAACTGGCTGATGAACCTCGTGCCGACCTTCGAGGACCCGACCGTCGGCATCGTGCAGGCGCCGCAGGACCACCGCGACGCCGACCGTAGCCTGCTGCACGAGGCGATGAACACCGAATATGCCGGCTTCTTCGACATCGGCATGGTTCAGCGCAACGAGCACGACGCCATCGTCGTGCACGGCACCATGTGCCTGATGCGCCGCGCCGCCATGGTCGAGGCTGGCGACTGGTCGAGCGACACGATCTGCGAGGACACCGATCTCGGCCTCGCCATCGTCGAGCGCGGCTGGAAGAGCCATTACACCAATGAGCGCTATGGCTGGGGCCTGCTGCCGGACGACTTCGCCTCGTTCAAGAAGCAGCGCCACCGCTGGGCTTATGGCGGCATGCAGATCATCAAGAAGCACTGGCGCCGCATGCTGCCCAATGCCGGCACACGCCTCACCCCGGCGCAGCGCCGCGAGTTCAGCATCGGCTGGATGAGCTGGCTCGGCTCGGAAAGCGTCGGTGCGCTGGTGGCCATCCTGTCGCTGCTCTGGGTGCCCTTCGTGCTCGGCCTCGGCATCGCTGTGCCGCAGCGCATTCTCACCATCCCGATCGTGTTCTGCTTCGGCATCTACCTGCTGCACTTCATTGCGCTCTACCGCCTGCGCGTCGCCACGACGCCGGTGCGCATGATCGGCGCGGCGTTTGCGGCGATGGCGGTGCAGTTCACCGTGGCCAAGGCGGTCTATGACAGCTTCCGCTACAAGGACCTCGCCTTCGCCCGCACCGCCAAGGGCTCCTGGCTGGCGGACGCCGCCCGCGCCTTCCCGGCGCTGCCGGAAGCGATCATCGGCGCCGGGCTGATGATCGCCGCGATCGGCTTGCGGCTGACCAACTGGCACGCCGTGGTGGAAGTCGATCTGTTCGCCCTGGCGCTGGCGATCCAGAGCCTGCCCTTCCTGGCGGCCGCCGGCATTGGCTGGCTGGAAGGTTCGACGCTCAACTCCTTCGCCACCTGGCGCGCCCTGCGCGGCCGCGCTGTGGCGCTGCTGCCGGGCCGCTCGACCCAGCCGCAGGCCGTGCCGGAAGAGATCGGCTGA